AGCGAACTACTAGGCGCAATTTTAACACTACTACTTTTCTTTCTAGCTGGCGTATGTGCTGAGCTGTTTCACTCCTGGGCTATTGCTTACAGACGCCGAGGGTATATCACCAAACGGCAACTCAGAAAGATGGAAAAATGGCTTGAAACAATGGAGGGCAGAGGATGACAAATAAAACAAATGATATTCTAGTCGACTATGAAGGGCTTTGCGGACAGTTAAAGGACATTCTAGAGGTCTTAGAGTTAGCTAGTGCAGAGGAGGGGCAGAGAACTTTTCCCCTACTCCACACAGCTAACCACGCTCTAAAACAACTTATTTCAGAACATGACGCTCTAGCCGAGACATACCGGAAGGAGGGCAGCCATGACCGAACTTGAAGAAAGAATTTTAAGACTGATACCCGTAGGGGCAGACGAGCCACGCGCAGGGCGGGATATAGCCAATGTGCTAGGGCTAGAGATGAGAGCCTTACGAGATCATATTCTCCGGCTTATCGTTCGCTATGGTATTCCCATTGTGGCCAAACGTGGGGCAAGTAACGGCTACTACATCCCTGCTAATGATACCGAACGCTTAGCAGGCATCAGAGAGCTAAAGGCTCAGTACGACACAGAGGGAAAGCGTCTAGATGTGCTAATTAAAGCTGATTTAGAAAGCTATAAAGAGCTGCTGAAGGGAGCTGATCAGAATGTTTAGTCTCAGCAAAGAAAGTGAATATGAGCTAACTCAGGGCGTTCTGGAGCTTGTGGAGAACTATCTAGAAGCGCGTGAGAAGAGCAAACCACGCTTGACGGGGTTAATTTCAGCCCAGCAAGCCATGGACGAACTGGATATAAAATATAAGACACTACAACGGTGGGAAAAGGCGGGACTAAGACGATACAAGCCACCGTTAGAGGACGCTAGAAAAGTGTATTACAGGGTTAGCGAACTTTTAAAATTTTTGGGGGTGGAAAATGGCAAGGTATAACGTACACCCCGCACAAGGTGGCGGCAAATATCATGATATGAAAATCTATAAGGATCGGCAGCCTAAACCTCTTACACACGAGGAACAAAAACGCTTAAAACGCCTGAAAAAGAAACGGAGAAAGGGGCGATAGGATGGCCATCTATGAAAGCCGAGGGTTTGGATCACTGGTCCGGCCATATAAAGGCAAACTAGAGCCGTTTGATTATGTTGCACAGTTTAAACCTATGGTAGTCTCAGAAAGTGCAGACATCGAGGAATACAAACGAACTGCAGCGCCCTACTGCTTAAGCGGAAAAGTAATCGCAGAAAAAAATGGCAGCTATCGCAGAAGTAATCAAAGTTTAGTGTATCGTGATTTGATTTTCCTTGATTATGATGAGATTGAGGGAACGACTGAGAGCTTCATAGAAGCTGTTTCTGGTGCTTTGTTTGGCTACTCCTATATCTTATACCCCACCATCAAACACACCCCAAAAAGCCCCCGTTTTCGCCTTGTGGTGAAGCCTAACAACGTGATGAATGAGGCAACCTATAAGCAGGTAGTCAAAGAGATTGCTGACAAAATAGGACTACCCTTTGATATGGCCAGTCTGACCTGGTCACAACTCCAAGGGCTACCAGTAACCACTGGAGAACCATCCGAATATCAGAAAATTGTCGAGCATGGCCTAGATTATCCAGTCCCCAAGGTTGAACCAAGAGCGAAGCAAGAAACTACGGAGCGTTACAAGCCTAGAGCAAGTGGCCAGAGGTCAATGACTATGAGGATCATTGACACGCTTTTTAATGGCTTTGGAGACGAGGGAGGGCGTAACGTGGCAGTGACACGATTTGTAGGCTTACTCTTTAACAAGTGGGTTGATTGTGACCTAGAGACCGCCTACGAGCTAACAAAGATAGCTAATAGCGTGACTGCTGAACCGTTACCGATTGAGGAACTAGACCGTACTTTCAGCAGCATAGCACGGGCAGAATACAGAAAGAGAGGGTAGAACCATAGAACTAGAAGAATTGGAAAACCTAAAAAGTGAAATCTTAGAGGTGAGAGAGCAAGAGCAACCCCCTAGGACGATGAAGGAGCTTGAAAATCGTATCTTTCAGGCTGGTGAAGAATGGCGGGCAGAACATACTGAAACAAAGGTAAACGAGTCCACAGGGGACGTTACCGAGAAGGTAGCTATGCCCCAAACCTTCACCGTTGCTAAAATACTAAGTGATATTGTCACGTTTACTTTTATCAGTAAAAGCAACATAGCAGACTTTAGCCTACTCTATATCTATGATTTAGACGAGGGTATCTATACCGCTAGTAATGACCTGTTTAACCTTTTCTGTAAGACTTTTGACGTGAGAATTAAGCCCAGAGAGTGGCCACAGATTAAGTTAATGGTTAGGACATTGACCAAGATAAAGAAACCTTTAGAAAGTGCTAACCTTGTCCCCGTCAAGAATGGCATTATTGACCTAAGAACTAAGAAGCTACTCCCTTTTAGCCCTGACTATGTCATTACAAGCAAGATCAGTACAGCCTACCACGCGCCTACACGAGTTCCAACCGATAGGGAAGGAAAGACATTTGACGATTGGCTAAACTCAATCGCTTGTAATGATAGTGAACTGGTAACATTGTTTTGGCAGATTATCCTAGAGGCTATCAATCCTAACCACACCCGAAACAAGTTTGCGATCTTCTACGGGGACGGTAACAATGGTAAAGGGACATTTCAGCGCTTCCTTATCAATCTGATAGGAGAAAGCAATGTATCAGCATTGAAGCCCGCCCAGTTTGCTGAAAAGCATAACCTTGAAACCTTGGTAGGCAAAGTTTGCAATATTGGGGATGAAGCGCCTAACGAATACTTAAAAAATCCGTCTGATTTAATGAGTATCACTAGCGGGGACACCGTGCTAGTCAATCCAAAAGGGCGGCCAGCTTTTGAGGCTACTTTTAAGCTCTTTAATATTTTTTCGGGCAACTATATCCCCAACGGAGGCAACAAGACTAAAGGCTGGTATCGTCGAATTATGATCGTCCCTTTTAACGCTGACTTTAACGGGGAAAAGGAAAAGCCTTGGATAAAAAACGAGTTTTTAGCAAATAAGGAAGTCCTAGAATATGCCTTATACAAAGCTATCAATCAAGAGCCATTTACTCACTTTATCGAACCTCAAGCAGTCAAAGACCTGTTAGAAGAATACCAAGAGGATAATGACTACTTACTTTCATGGGTTAAGCATGAATACATGGAAAAAGGTTGGCATGAGCTGGACGTGGTGCCTGTTTTTATAATGACCAGATCGCTGAAACATTATGCTGAAGATATGGGAATACCTAAGCCCAATGTTTACGGGGCAGGAAAAGAGACGATAAGACACTTACAACAGTTAACACCTAATAAGTATCAACTTAAAAAAGCTCGTGTTAGGATTGAAGATTTTGACAAACTAGATCCGTTGGAGTTTGAGAGACCGAAACTGGGGCGAGTAAATCACGCTATAACTAAAAAAGAATAATGTTGACCTTCCCATAATGCTCTAAACCATTGATACGACTGGTTTTTCACAAAATTTGTTGACTTTCTTGTTGACCTTGTTTTGAAGAAGGTCAACATCTTAAAGCCTTGATACTACTAATTTTATATCCTTTATGTTGACCTTGTTACCTTCTTTTTAACTCTCTATATAGAGAAAAAAGCAGTATTTATATATAAGGGATAAGGACTTCAAAAGAAGGTCAACATGGTAACAAAACGACCTAAAGCCTTGTGGCAGTAAGGCTGAAGCATGTTACCCAGAAGGTAACAAAATCACTAAAGAAGGTAACAAATTGAAGAAAAGGAGCTAAAAAA
Above is a window of Streptococcus cristatus ATCC 51100 DNA encoding:
- a CDS encoding primase alpha helix C-terminal domain-containing protein, producing MAIYESRGFGSLVRPYKGKLEPFDYVAQFKPMVVSESADIEEYKRTAAPYCLSGKVIAEKNGSYRRSNQSLVYRDLIFLDYDEIEGTTESFIEAVSGALFGYSYILYPTIKHTPKSPRFRLVVKPNNVMNEATYKQVVKEIADKIGLPFDMASLTWSQLQGLPVTTGEPSEYQKIVEHGLDYPVPKVEPRAKQETTERYKPRASGQRSMTMRIIDTLFNGFGDEGGRNVAVTRFVGLLFNKWVDCDLETAYELTKIANSVTAEPLPIEELDRTFSSIARAEYRKRG
- a CDS encoding DNA primase family protein, yielding MENLKSEILEVREQEQPPRTMKELENRIFQAGEEWRAEHTETKVNESTGDVTEKVAMPQTFTVAKILSDIVTFTFISKSNIADFSLLYIYDLDEGIYTASNDLFNLFCKTFDVRIKPREWPQIKLMVRTLTKIKKPLESANLVPVKNGIIDLRTKKLLPFSPDYVITSKISTAYHAPTRVPTDREGKTFDDWLNSIACNDSELVTLFWQIILEAINPNHTRNKFAIFYGDGNNGKGTFQRFLINLIGESNVSALKPAQFAEKHNLETLVGKVCNIGDEAPNEYLKNPSDLMSITSGDTVLVNPKGRPAFEATFKLFNIFSGNYIPNGGNKTKGWYRRIMIVPFNADFNGEKEKPWIKNEFLANKEVLEYALYKAINQEPFTHFIEPQAVKDLLEEYQEDNDYLLSWVKHEYMEKGWHELDVVPVFIMTRSLKHYAEDMGIPKPNVYGAGKETIRHLQQLTPNKYQLKKARVRIEDFDKLDPLEFERPKLGRVNHAITKKE